From Brachionichthys hirsutus isolate HB-005 chromosome 16, CSIRO-AGI_Bhir_v1, whole genome shotgun sequence, a single genomic window includes:
- the trap1 gene encoding heat shock protein 75 kDa, mitochondrial, with protein MFRCLALTRFALGSSRGPSLRLIKHTVSRSITGGVQVGHQQRWSARRSSLGFSRPSFYSTQEAEKEPEDEPLHTIISDTESVRGSFSKHEFQAETKKLLDIVARSLYSEKEVFIRELISNGSDALEKLRHRLMTAGGETAPMEIHLQTDAAKGTFTIQDTGVGMTQEELVANLGTIARSGSKAFLDALQNQADANSTIIGQFGVGFYSAFMVADRVDVYSQSAEPGSPGYKWSSDGSGVFEIAEASGVQQGTKIVLHFKDDCKEFASEDRVKEVVTKYSNFVSFPIFLNGRRLNTLQALWMMEPKEISDWQHEEFYRYVAQAYDKPRYTLHYRADAPLNIRSIFYVPDQKPSMVDVSREMGSSVALYSRKVLIQTKATDILPKWLRFLRGVVDSEDIPLNLSRELLQESALIRKLRDVLQQRVIRFLLDQSKKEPEKYGKFFEDYGLFMREGIVTTQEQDVKEDIAKLLRYESSALPAGQQTNLVEYASRMKAGTRNINYLCAPNRHLAEHSPYFEAMKQKDMEVLFCYEQFDELTLLHLREFDKKKLISVETDIVVDHYKEEKFEDSKPAAERLTQEQTDGLIPWMKNALGSRVANIKLTPRLDTHPAMITVLEMGAARHFLRTQQLARTAEERAQILQPTLEINAGHDLIKKLQALKDSDSELAALLLEQIYDNAMITAGLNDDPRPMISRLNDLLTKALERH; from the exons ATGTTCCGTTGTCTCGCGCTGACTCGGTTCGCGCTCGGTTCTTCTCGCGGGCCGAGTTTACGGCTGATCAAACACACTGTCTCGCGCTCAATCACTGGAG GGGTGCAGGTCGGACACCAGCAGCGGTGGAGCGCCCGCCGGTCCTCCCTCGGCTTCAGCCGGCCGTCATTCTACAGCACCCAGGAGGCCGAGAAAGAGCCCGAAGACGAGCCTCTGCACACCATCATAAGCGACACGGAGTCTGTCCgag GAAGCTTCTCCAAACATGAATTCCAGGCCGAGACAAAGAAACTGCTGGACATTGTTGCCAGATCCTTGTACTCGGAGAAAGAG GTGTTCATCAGGGAGCTGATCTCCAACGGCAGCGACGCTCTGGAAAAACTGCGTCACAGACTGATGACAGCAGGTGGAGAAACGGCACCGATGGAGATTCACCTGCAGACCGATGCTGCAAAGGGCACCTTCACCATCCAG GACACGGGAGTTGGGATGACCCAAGAGGAGCTGGTGGCCAACCTGGGGACGATTGCCCGCTCGGGTTCAAAG GCGTTCTTGGATGCCTTGCAGAACCAGGCGGATGCCAACAGCACCATCATTGGTCAGTTTGGGGTGGGATTCTACTCCGCCTTCATGGTGGCTGACCGCGTGGATGTGTACTCCCAATCCGCCGAGCCCGGCTCGCCCGGATACAAGTGGTCCTCAGACgg atccgGTGTGTTCGAGATCGCCGAAGCCAGCGGCGTTCAACAGGGAACCAAGATCGTGCTGCACTTCAAGGACGACTGCAAGGAGTTTGCGTCTGAGGACAGGGTCAAAG AGGTTGTGACGAAATACAGCAACTTCGTCAGCTTCCCCATCTTCCTGAACGGACGGCGGCTGAACACGCTGCAG GCTCTGTGGATGATGGAGCCCAAGGAGATCAGCGACTGGCAGCACGAGGAGTTCTACCGCTACGTGGCCCAGGCCTACGACAAGCCCCGCTACACGCTGCACTACCGCGCCGACGCCCCGCTCAACATCCGGAGCATCTTTTATGTACCTGACCAG AAGCCGAGCATGGTCGACGTGAGCAGGGAGATGGGCTCCAGCGTGGCGCTTTACAGCAGGAAGGTTCTCATCCAGACCAAAGCGACGGACATTCTGCCAAAGTGGCTCCGCTTCCTCCGAG GTGTGGTGGACAGCGAGGACATCCCGCTGAATCTGAGCAGAGAGCTGTTGCAGGAGAGCGCCCTCATCAG GAAGCTTCGTGacgtcctgcagcagagggtGATCCGTTTCCTTCTGGACCAGAGCAAGAAGGAGCCGGAGAAGTACGGCAAGTTCTTCGAGGACTACGGCCTCTTCATGCGGGAGGGCATCGTAACCACCCAGGAGCAAGACGTCAAG GAGGACATCGCGAAGCTGCTGCGGTACGAGTCCTCTGCCCTGCCGGCCGGCCAGCAGACCAACCTGGTGGAGTACGCCTCCCGCATGAAGGCTGGGACGCGCAACATCAACTACCTGTGTGCACCCAACCGCCACCTCGCAGAGCACTCCCCCTACTTTGAGGCCATGAAACAGAAAGACATGGAG GTGCTCTTCTGCTACGAGCAATTCGACGAACTCACTCTGCTCCACCTTCGCGAATTCGACAAGAAGAAGCTGATCTCCGTGGAGACGGACATCGTGGTGGACCACTACAAGGAGGAGAAGTTTGAGGACAGCAAGCCAG cCGCTGAACGTCTGACACAGGAACAGACCGACGGCCTCATACCCTGGATGAAGAACGCTTTGGGTTCTCGAGTCGCCAACATAAAG CTGACTCCTCGGCTGGACACCCACCCGGCTATGATCACGGTGCTGGAGATGGGCGCTGCGCGACACTTCCTCCGCACCCAGCAGCTGGCCCGGACGGCTGAGGAGAGGGCTCAGATACTGCAGCCCACACTGGAGATCAATGCAGG ACATGATCTGATCAAGAAGCTGCAGGCGCTGAAGGACTCGGACTCTGAACTGGCTGCTTTGCTCCTTGAGCAG ATTTACGACAACGCCATGATCACAGCAGGCCTGAACGACGATCCCCGACCGATGATCTCCCGCCTGAACGACCTACTGACCAAAGCTCTGGAGAGGCACTGA